DNA from Pajaroellobacter abortibovis:
GATCGCCGTATGGGGGCTATCGGGGAGTGTGGCTGCTGCCCCTAAAAAGTCGGTACCAGAACGCAAGCTGCAAAAACTGGAAATTCCTGGCGCTTCCCCTGCTTTCTATTTTAAGCCTAAAAAAAAAGGAAGATCCCCTGTCTTTATCTATTTGCATGGGAGACACGGGTATCCTGAGAGCGACTGTCAGAGGTGGTCATCGTTGGTCTACGATTTAGGATGGCTTGTCTGTCCGCAAGGCCCTACAAATGAAGGGGAGGGAGCAAGAAGTTGGAATAATGGCTCCATTGTCGGACGAAGGATTATGGAAGCCGCATTGATTGCACTCTCGAAAAAATATAAGGGCCGAGTTCAAATGAGAGGGAATCTCGTGATCGGCTTCAGTGAGGGGGCTTACATTGCCATGCAAGTGGGGCTCTATGATCCTGGCCGATGGAGCCGTTGGTTAATTTTAGGTGCAAGCGATCAGTATTGGCTGGGAGATCGGGATCCCTTCTTGCAAAAAAACAAGAAGAGGATCGCGCGCGTCTATCTACTAACCGGAAAGCACGATGAAGTTGCTCCCCAGACATTGCGCGTGGGAGCTACACTCAAAAAGATGAAAATTCCCCACCACGTTCAGATTATCAAAGGTCTTGGTCACGAAGTTGCATTGGAGAAGCGAGCATCGATCTACCGCAAAGCTCTTCAGTGGTTAATAACAGGCCGATCTTAACTTTCTGTGTATAGCAAGAGCTGATCGCGCATTACCTGTTCCGTAATCCCTGTACGGAGGTGATCTTTAAGGCAGTCAGCCAAGGTAATCAGAAGTTCTTCAATGCCGTTGTCATCTATTAGTTTTTGAAGCAATGCTTTCGCTGCGCAACTCTCATCGTTGCGCAGCAACTGGCGTATTGTTTCAATGGAAATTTCCCCTTGAAAATCAAGATAGATATTCTTTAATAAGTAGTCGACGAGCTCTTTCACGTACAT
Protein-coding regions in this window:
- a CDS encoding alpha/beta hydrolase produces the protein MKRGGFTKNVWGYQASQMLILMIAVWGLSGSVAAAPKKSVPERKLQKLEIPGASPAFYFKPKKKGRSPVFIYLHGRHGYPESDCQRWSSLVYDLGWLVCPQGPTNEGEGARSWNNGSIVGRRIMEAALIALSKKYKGRVQMRGNLVIGFSEGAYIAMQVGLYDPGRWSRWLILGASDQYWLGDRDPFLQKNKKRIARVYLLTGKHDEVAPQTLRVGATLKKMKIPHHVQIIKGLGHEVALEKRASIYRKALQWLITGRS